A portion of the Marinobacter alexandrii genome contains these proteins:
- the ftsH gene encoding ATP-dependent zinc metalloprotease FtsH, whose amino-acid sequence MNNQNLDELRRKQKSDGTNKSQPFNIWSYLVIIILFLGLYYLVKENVKPSEITWNKFKSELLSSEDVDYVVVVNKEIVEIFIRSDRQGKYEDISQSHSKGPHYFFQIGSVETFEKNLSKAQEEILSEKHVEVKYETRTNWFDGLSFLLPFGLLLLFWLYMLRRSGKGVDGGKSLFNFGKTTARFRDANSKQLITFDDVAGLEEAKIEMKEIVDFLQNPVRYTELGAKIPKGVILVGPPGTGKTLLVKAIAGESLVPFFSISGSEFVEMFVGVGASRVRDLFNRAKEKAPCIVFIDEIDAIGRSRGNVKAFQSNDERENTLNQLLTEMDGFSSNSGVIVIAATNRADMLDRALIRPGRFDRHIYLELPNKVERSAIFNVHLRPLKLAENLDVDFLASQTPGFSGADIANVCNEAALIAARNNKKAVGKEDFVRAMDRIIGGLEKKSKIISPTERNIVAHHEAGHALVSWMIRDADPLIKVSIIPRGKSLGAAWYLPEEHQIYTKSQFLSQMCIALGGRMAELLIFDEASSGALDDLEKVTKLAYTLIAYYGLGEEMGNLSYFDSTGRNEQFFGKPYGEETAQLIDKEVRSLVKKMSHKTEEILKKNQSKLITLAEELLKKETLYRQDLEKILGEKIPGNDSTVLSN is encoded by the coding sequence ATGAACAATCAGAATCTGGACGAATTGAGAAGGAAGCAAAAGAGCGATGGGACTAACAAATCTCAACCATTTAATATCTGGTCATATCTGGTCATAATTATTCTCTTTCTGGGGCTTTATTATTTAGTTAAAGAAAATGTCAAGCCCAGTGAGATAACTTGGAATAAGTTTAAAAGTGAGCTCCTTTCTTCAGAGGATGTGGATTATGTGGTAGTGGTAAATAAGGAAATTGTTGAGATATTCATTCGGTCTGATAGGCAAGGAAAGTATGAAGATATAAGCCAGTCTCATTCAAAAGGACCCCATTACTTCTTTCAGATCGGTTCGGTAGAAACCTTTGAAAAAAACCTATCTAAGGCACAAGAAGAAATACTTTCTGAAAAGCATGTTGAAGTAAAATATGAAACGCGGACTAATTGGTTTGATGGACTTAGTTTTTTGCTGCCCTTTGGCTTACTACTTCTATTTTGGCTTTATATGTTGAGACGATCGGGCAAGGGTGTGGACGGAGGAAAGTCTCTTTTCAATTTTGGAAAAACCACTGCTCGATTTAGAGATGCAAATAGTAAACAATTAATAACCTTCGATGATGTGGCAGGCTTGGAAGAAGCAAAAATTGAAATGAAAGAGATTGTAGACTTTTTACAAAATCCAGTAAGGTATACTGAATTAGGAGCAAAAATTCCCAAAGGAGTCATATTGGTTGGTCCTCCAGGAACTGGAAAGACGCTTTTGGTAAAGGCGATCGCAGGAGAATCTCTTGTTCCCTTCTTTTCTATTTCAGGATCTGAATTTGTAGAAATGTTTGTGGGAGTAGGAGCTTCGAGGGTGCGTGATTTGTTTAATAGGGCAAAGGAAAAAGCTCCTTGTATCGTCTTTATAGATGAAATAGATGCAATTGGTAGGAGTAGAGGGAATGTAAAAGCCTTTCAGTCAAATGATGAACGAGAAAATACACTCAATCAACTTTTGACTGAGATGGATGGATTTAGTTCTAATTCAGGGGTTATTGTGATTGCAGCTACCAATAGAGCGGATATGCTGGATAGAGCTCTTATCAGACCTGGAAGATTTGATAGGCACATTTATCTTGAATTACCTAATAAAGTAGAAAGAAGTGCCATTTTTAATGTTCATCTGCGACCCTTAAAGTTGGCTGAAAACCTAGATGTTGATTTTTTAGCCTCTCAAACTCCCGGTTTCTCTGGGGCTGACATTGCCAATGTTTGTAACGAAGCAGCATTGATAGCAGCAAGAAACAACAAAAAAGCAGTAGGAAAGGAGGATTTTGTACGTGCTATGGATCGGATCATCGGAGGACTTGAGAAGAAAAGTAAGATCATCTCCCCTACAGAAAGAAATATTGTGGCTCACCATGAAGCGGGTCATGCTCTAGTTAGTTGGATGATTAGGGATGCCGATCCGCTTATAAAAGTATCTATCATTCCCAGGGGAAAATCTTTGGGAGCTGCCTGGTATCTTCCAGAGGAACATCAGATCTATACCAAGTCACAGTTCTTAAGCCAAATGTGCATTGCCTTAGGTGGTAGGATGGCAGAGTTATTGATTTTTGATGAAGCTTCATCAGGAGCATTAGATGACCTTGAGAAAGTGACTAAACTTGCCTATACACTCATAGCTTACTATGGGTTAGGGGAAGAAATGGGTAATCTAAGCTATTTTGACTCTACAGGTAGAAATGAGCAATTTTTTGGTAAACCATATGGTGAAGAAACAGCCCAGCTTATAGATAAAGAAGTTAGAAGCTTGGTGAAAAAAATGTCACATAAAACGGAAGAAATCTTGAAAAAGAATCAAAGTAAGCTAATAACCTTGGCTGAAGAACTACTCAAAAAAGAAACCCTATACCGTCAAGATTTAGAAAAAATATTAGGAGAGAAAATACCAGGAAATGACTCAACTGTATTGTCCAACTAA
- a CDS encoding calcium/sodium antiporter, which produces MSDFGLLLLGILGLWLGTELVVRKAIILTKRFNVSSVFIGLSILAFGTDLPELIVAINGAIHSSRGIDSSGVIVGNAIGSSISQISIIIGLTAVVHFLAAGKIQIRHLAVELIGSIVLLALVGFDYVITWNDGAILIIAFLIYFLTHLNRERANEIQEVKEKTILLNTTSHVLLLILGLGIVILSSELTINKALNLANQWNVNQSFIGAVIIGLGTSLPELAISISAILKDKPGLSIGNIIGSNIFDILVPIGISSLISNIYIEKSILLFDMPFLLVLSIVVIYFLSKKKGLQKKEGIGLTLLYLTYVFLKYILWQ; this is translated from the coding sequence ATGAGTGATTTTGGGCTACTCTTACTTGGAATACTCGGACTATGGCTAGGAACTGAGCTGGTCGTCAGGAAGGCGATTATTCTGACCAAGCGTTTTAACGTCTCATCCGTATTCATTGGTTTATCCATCCTGGCATTCGGAACTGATCTGCCTGAATTGATCGTAGCAATTAATGGAGCCATTCATAGCTCTAGGGGCATAGATAGTTCAGGGGTTATCGTAGGAAATGCCATCGGAAGCTCCATCAGTCAAATAAGCATCATCATTGGATTAACAGCTGTTGTTCACTTTCTGGCGGCTGGTAAAATTCAGATACGTCACTTAGCCGTTGAACTTATTGGGTCTATTGTTTTATTAGCCTTGGTTGGCTTTGATTATGTCATTACATGGAACGATGGAGCCATTCTAATCATTGCTTTTCTCATCTATTTCCTAACTCATCTAAACAGGGAAAGGGCAAATGAAATTCAGGAAGTCAAGGAAAAAACCATATTACTTAACACTACCTCTCACGTCTTATTATTAATCCTCGGACTGGGAATCGTTATTCTTTCTTCCGAATTGACGATAAACAAAGCGCTTAATCTGGCCAATCAATGGAATGTCAATCAATCATTTATTGGTGCTGTGATTATCGGTCTTGGAACGAGTCTTCCCGAATTGGCCATTTCCATTAGTGCCATTTTAAAGGATAAGCCGGGGCTTTCTATTGGCAACATTATCGGCAGCAATATCTTTGATATACTGGTTCCAATAGGTATTAGTTCACTCATTTCTAATATCTATATTGAAAAATCTATCTTACTTTTTGACATGCCCTTTTTGTTAGTGTTGTCGATCGTAGTGATTTACTTTCTAAGTAAAAAGAAGGGACTACAAAAAAAGGAAGGAATTGGGCTTACCCTCCTCTATCTCACTTATGTATTTCTGAAGTACATTCTGTGGCAATAG
- a CDS encoding DUF892 family protein, protein MKNIIDFMGLFVEQLKEQKDGERQQLEALKKLREQTTSNALQGAIDVHIGKTREQMERLEDVFSLLERNIHGENNMGVKGLIDEAFELEMRCTDDDVRDAGIIASIQHLNHHNIASYGTLCTYAEELAEKNVAILLRESLAEEKNTDRMLSGLAKEEINLRAIH, encoded by the coding sequence ATGAAAAATATTATTGATTTTATGGGACTCTTTGTCGAACAGCTCAAAGAGCAGAAAGATGGAGAGAGGCAGCAGTTAGAAGCATTAAAAAAATTAAGGGAGCAGACGACTTCAAACGCTTTGCAAGGGGCTATCGATGTGCATATAGGAAAAACGCGAGAGCAAATGGAGCGATTAGAAGATGTTTTTTCATTGCTGGAAAGAAACATTCATGGTGAGAATAACATGGGCGTGAAAGGGCTTATTGATGAAGCATTTGAATTGGAAATGAGGTGTACTGATGATGACGTTAGGGATGCGGGTATTATTGCATCTATCCAACACCTAAATCATCACAACATTGCCAGCTATGGTACGCTCTGTACTTATGCTGAAGAATTGGCGGAAAAGAATGTAGCTATACTCCTAAGAGAATCTTTGGCAGAGGAAAAGAATACAGATCGTATGCTTTCAGGGCTAGCTAAAGAAGAGATCAACCTTAGAGCTATTCACTGA
- a CDS encoding GerW family sporulation protein, which yields MHIEELLEQITKFIKSEATTDTIMGDLFKLGQFECVPVIRVGMGFGSGAGGGKAPKSSEGEGGGAGGGMGIEPIGFLVTKDDEISFIGVSKSSKGIAAAFEKIPDLVEKMISKKEKEETA from the coding sequence ATGCATATCGAAGAATTATTAGAACAAATCACAAAGTTCATCAAATCGGAAGCCACTACAGACACTATTATGGGAGATCTCTTCAAGCTAGGTCAGTTTGAATGTGTTCCTGTCATACGTGTAGGAATGGGTTTTGGAAGTGGTGCTGGTGGTGGAAAGGCCCCTAAAAGCTCTGAAGGAGAAGGTGGTGGAGCTGGTGGAGGAATGGGTATAGAGCCAATAGGATTTCTAGTCACTAAGGATGATGAAATATCATTTATCGGTGTGAGTAAATCAAGCAAGGGAATAGCTGCTGCTTTTGAAAAAATCCCCGATCTCGTTGAAAAAATGATCTCGAAAAAGGAGAAAGAAGAAACCGCTTAG
- a CDS encoding universal stress protein — translation MKSILIPLDFSEVSSNALAYGINIARAFDAKLNLLHAYHTTPANLDIKTKSHQEELAYFRKSALSELESIQADITQKFHLECEIINEEGFALEKIISYANSWDYDLLIIGTESRGPLDKFVFGSITGKVLDKVQCRLLIVPQASSFDTPKNIAFALDYHDTDQDDLLFLEELANRFDSELSVIRVTSGEKDDEWESKMMKDFRFDIDDMLPDNDISWHFILGKNVPKQLEKFVNNYNVDLLATSKSKLSLLAQLFSGSITKKVFYRTDIPLLVFHAEDSDLRSYRMEKDSRYE, via the coding sequence ATGAAATCCATTCTAATACCACTTGACTTTTCTGAGGTAAGTAGCAACGCTTTAGCTTATGGGATAAATATCGCTAGAGCTTTTGATGCAAAATTGAACCTCTTGCATGCCTATCACACTACGCCAGCAAACCTGGACATAAAAACGAAAAGTCACCAAGAGGAGTTAGCGTATTTCAGAAAATCAGCTTTGTCAGAATTGGAGTCTATTCAGGCCGATATTACACAAAAATTTCACCTTGAATGTGAAATAATCAATGAGGAAGGGTTTGCCTTGGAAAAAATCATTTCCTATGCAAATAGTTGGGATTACGACTTATTGATTATTGGAACCGAAAGCAGGGGGCCGCTTGATAAATTTGTTTTCGGATCGATAACTGGGAAAGTATTGGATAAGGTTCAATGCCGACTCCTTATCGTTCCTCAAGCCTCGTCTTTTGACACGCCGAAGAATATAGCTTTTGCCCTTGATTATCATGACACTGATCAGGATGATCTTTTGTTTTTGGAAGAATTAGCCAATCGTTTTGATTCAGAACTTTCTGTAATTAGAGTGACTTCTGGCGAGAAGGATGATGAATGGGAGAGTAAAATGATGAAAGACTTCAGATTTGATATAGATGATATGCTGCCGGACAATGACATATCATGGCATTTCATTCTAGGAAAAAATGTGCCTAAGCAATTGGAGAAATTTGTGAATAATTACAACGTAGATCTTTTAGCAACTTCAAAATCTAAATTGAGTTTATTAGCCCAGTTATTTTCCGGAAGTATAACGAAAAAAGTGTTTTACAGGACAGATATACCACTTCTTGTTTTTCATGCTGAGGATTCCGACTTGAGATCGTATCGGATGGAAAAGGATAGCAGGTATGAATGA